A section of the Oncorhynchus keta strain PuntledgeMale-10-30-2019 chromosome 15, Oket_V2, whole genome shotgun sequence genome encodes:
- the LOC127907695 gene encoding uncharacterized protein LOC127907695 produces the protein MTRKIHGLQGRGEGPRSVVSGKQPPIQRQQNQGDDRGLQKTTEGASPYPHQREKVEKVKCFKFLGVHITDKLKWSTHTDSLVKKAQQCLRRLKKFVSSPKTQTLTDAQSRASCWSVSPPGTTTAPPTTRKALQRVVRSAQRIPKGKLPALQDTYSTPCHRKAKKIIKDNNHLSHCLFTPLSSRRRGNHAQNEQYGWWHFHAEGSCQDEPAGRIPNEGGRCLPYNAQR, from the exons ATGACGAGGAAAATCC acggcctacagggaagaggtgagggccctcggagtgtggtgtcaggaaaacaacctcccattcaacgtcaacaaaaccaaggagatgatcgtggacttcagaaaacaacagagggagcatccccctatccacatcaacgggagaAGGTAGAGAAGGTTAaatgttttaagttccttggcgtacacatcacggacaaactgaaatggtccacccatacagacagcttggtgaagaaggcgcaacaatgcctcaggaggctgaagaaatttgtctcgTCACCGAAAACACAAACTTtgacagatgcacaatcgagagcatcctgttggtctgtatcaccacctggcacgacaactgctccgcccacaacgcgcaaagctctccagagggtagtgcggtctgcacaacgcatccccaagggcaaactacctgccctccaggacacctacagcaccccatgtcacaggaaggccaaaaagatcatcaaggacaacaaccacctgagccactgcctgttcaccccgctatcatccagaaggcgag gaaatcacgcacagaacgagcagtatggctggtggcattttcatgctgaagggtcatgccaggatgagcctgcaggaaggataccaaacgagggaggaagatgtcttccctataacgcacagcgttga